Below is a window of Desmonostoc muscorum LEGE 12446 DNA.
CCGATGAAGCAAATAACCCTGCTTCTCGGAGGACGATATACCAAGTTGAACCAAATGCTTGACCAATTAAGACTTTTACAATCAGGTAAATGATGCCTTGAGTTAAAGCGATCGCCACACCTAATAATGCCAGTTCCTCACGCGATCGCAATCTTTGGGCGATGCAACTACCTAATATCCCTCCCCCTACACCAGCTAAAAGCGCAGCTTTGCTCATATCCAAGCTGATTGCTAATATTGGCGACAGCAGTCCGACGACTGTCAACCCCAAACTCGGGCCGTAGAAGCTTCCCAACAATAAACCAAGGGCACTCCAGGTAGTGTAGGGCAATCCCATAACGATTACTCCTGGTACACTCAGAGTGAGCAGTAAGACCAAAAGGCGATCGCGTTGTCGCAATTCACAATTAATATGTCGTTCTACCCAAACAAAAATGCCAATGGCGATGGTAATAATGGTTCCTAACTTCACCAACTCCACCCACTTGATCTCGCGGCGAATCAGGTGATAATGCTGCAATAACTCAAAATCCCAGGCACTAATCTGCTCTCCTTTTTTGACAATCACCTGACCACGCTGTACATTCATCATTACAGGTGGCACCCCAGCAGCAGCTTTTTGAGCTTTTTCTCTGGTTTTTTCTTCATCTTTTTGCAGATTTGGCTGGAGTACAGCTAACAACAGTTTGCTTGCTAAAGGTTCGGCATCTGCTGGTACAAATGTCTGGATTTGTAAGCTGACCGCATCCTGTAAGATGTTTTGTGGTAGTCCGTGGGGGATACCTTGGGTGAGAATTCGCTCTGCACTTTGATGAATTGCCGTTTGTGTATTTTCCCACTCCATATCTGATAAGTCTAGGAGCAGAGATTCCTCGTATATTGTTTCTGGACTAACACTCTCCAACTGTAAAAGTTTTGCAGTAGCGAGTGTGTATTTTTGGCGTGCTTGGGAAATTTGGGCAATGAGTGACGAAAAGCTTTTCTCAGAACTTGTCAGTTGGTAAGCTTCTAATTCTTTTATTGCTTGAGTAAAGTCAGTGTTTTGAGAAAAATCAACAGATTTCGTCTCATCGGACTCTACTTCGGTATTCTGGGAATTAGATTTGGGTGGTGTTTGATTAGGTGCAGCTATGGATGAAGCGGTGGTTCGTCCTGTTATTTTTTGAAGGTGGTTTCGATGATTTTCTAGAGCCAAAAGCACCGCTTCCCATTCCGGCTCAGAGCAAGAACGCAGGTAACGCTGGCTAGATCTAGAGAGGACTATACTATCAAAAAAAGGAAACTCTCCTGCAATGGCACGAATTTCATTACCATCATCCAGAAGTTGTTGTAAATTTTGATTGATTTCTTGATTGATTCGTGGATCAACCATTAACACTGGTATAAAACTTTTACTGGCAGTTCTGCGCTCAGCTTCTGTTTTTTTCTTATCTTCAATGCTATCTGTATAAGGCGCTCTAATTGTCTGGGGTGAGGGATTGCTTATTTGGAGTTGGGTTTGATTGTATAATTTGTTGCCAATTACGCCTGTGAGTGAGACGACAGCGATCGCCAAAATAACGAAGTAACGCTTTCCATGTACCCAGTTGCAACCAACTGTATAAATACTACTCTGAGTTTGAACTGATTTTGCCATTGACTTTAGCGCTCTTTCTTGTTTTCGCCGTTCGCTTTTGTCATTGGTTTTTGAGAAAAACAAGATTACATTTCTCTGGATAGCTTTTAGAAGTTCCCTTCTATGGTTTCTGGTTTTAAGTAGTTTTCCCTTACGGCGTAGTAATCTGTACCATCGCCGCCAGTAAGACAATTGCTGGGTGAATAACTGCAAAAATTGCTCAGTCGTTTTCATTATCTCTGCCTGCAATTGCTGACTTCGATCAGCTAATGATCGTTAGATTTTTCCAGGATGGTTCCTTTGTAGTAACATTAAGTCCAGGTAATTACTTAATTATTAAAGTATCTGAACCTCAGAGGGTTAGCCCTAATGATAAGTCTTCAACCGGACATAAAAG
It encodes the following:
- a CDS encoding HD family phosphohydrolase — encoded protein: MKTTEQFLQLFTQQLSYWRRWYRLLRRKGKLLKTRNHRRELLKAIQRNVILFFSKTNDKSERRKQERALKSMAKSVQTQSSIYTVGCNWVHGKRYFVILAIAVVSLTGVIGNKLYNQTQLQISNPSPQTIRAPYTDSIEDKKKTEAERRTASKSFIPVLMVDPRINQEINQNLQQLLDDGNEIRAIAGEFPFFDSIVLSRSSQRYLRSCSEPEWEAVLLALENHRNHLQKITGRTTASSIAAPNQTPPKSNSQNTEVESDETKSVDFSQNTDFTQAIKELEAYQLTSSEKSFSSLIAQISQARQKYTLATAKLLQLESVSPETIYEESLLLDLSDMEWENTQTAIHQSAERILTQGIPHGLPQNILQDAVSLQIQTFVPADAEPLASKLLLAVLQPNLQKDEEKTREKAQKAAAGVPPVMMNVQRGQVIVKKGEQISAWDFELLQHYHLIRREIKWVELVKLGTIITIAIGIFVWVERHINCELRQRDRLLVLLLTLSVPGVIVMGLPYTTWSALGLLLGSFYGPSLGLTVVGLLSPILAISLDMSKAALLAGVGGGILGSCIAQRLRSREELALLGVAIALTQGIIYLIVKVLIGQAFGSTWYIVLREAGLFASSGFVWSVVALGLSPYLERFFDLVTPIRLAELANPNRPLLKRLATETPGTFQHTLFVATLAEAAAKQLGCNVELVRAGTLYHDVGKMHDPLGFIENQMGGPNKHDTEIKDPWKSAEIIKKHVSEGLVMARKHLLPTAIQAFIPEHQGTMLIAYFYHQAQQMAQEDPSLTVDEADFRYDGPIPQSRETGIVMLADACEAALRSLEASAKRPVPVKSKARGTSEGEDKRSPKDVSSEQALAMLNNILRARWQDNQLVDSGLTREEMSQIAEIFVDVWQQFNHKRIAYPKLKANGAVRNS